A window of Gossypium raimondii isolate GPD5lz chromosome 7, ASM2569854v1, whole genome shotgun sequence genomic DNA:
AGCGGATGaacttgttttatgtttatctcAATGGGGCatagataagaaaatttttagcatcACTTTAGATAATGCTTCTTATAATGATGTTATGGTTTCTTGTCTTAAAAATCGTTTTCGTGCAAACCGAGCTATTTTGTGTGATGGtgctttttttcaagttagatgTTGTGCACATATATTGAATCTTATAGTTAAAGCTGGTTTGGAACTTGCTGATGATGTTGTTGGTAAGATTCGAAATGGAATTAGGTACATAAGAAAGTCGAGAATTCGTAGGAAAAGATTTTATGATGTGGCcgacaaaagttttcatttgaatGTGACCAAAAAGTTGCGTCAAGATGTGTGTGTGAGATGGAATTCTACTTATTTGATGCTTGAATCTTCTCTTTACTATAAAGATGTGCTAGATTATTGGGGCCAACGGGATAAAGATTATCAATTTTTTGCACTTTCTAACGAGGAGTGGAGAAATGTTGctattctttgcaaatttttgaaagtctTTTATGATGTGACTTGTGTTTTTTCTGGTTCTAATTATCCAACAGCTAATCTTTATTTTAGAGGAGTTTGGAAGGTTCACAAGGTCTTGCTTGACACAGTTAAAGGTCCTTATTCATTTTTAACTCCAATGGTTAAGCAAATgcaagagaaatttaataagtattaatgAGTATTCGTTGATATTGTCATGTGCTGCAATTTTAGATCCTCGTTACAAGTTGAATTATGTGCAGTATTGCTTTACTACAATCTATGGTGACCATGCTTCAGATTTTGTTGAGACCATTCTTAGCAATCTTAGACTCTTGTTTGATGAGTATGTTAAGAAATCCAAATCCACGTCTTCCTCTTTGGCTGGGAGTTCTAATGTTTCGGATAAAAATCCTATTGATTCTGGTTTGGATGAACACAATGATAGTAGTGCTGATTTTGGGGGATATTTTGATGAGAGTGACGATTATAAACGGTATTTAAATGAATCTAGCACTAGAAGTGAGAAGTCACAGTTGGACATTTATTTGGAAGAACCGGAGCTTGAGTTGAATAGTCAAATAGATGTTTTAGATTATTAGGGAAAAAGTTCAGTTCGATACAATGAGCTTTCGTTATTGGCTCGTGATCTTTTGGCAATTCCAATATCGACTGTAGCTTCCGAATCAGCTTTTAGCATGGGTAAGAAAGTTATCACACCTTTGAGGAGTTCACTTAAGCCAAAAACGGTTCAAGCCGTTGTTTGCTTGGATGATTGGATGCGAGCTAAGGGATTTTCAGCAGGTAAttattattctcattttattgttcgaattttatattattttttcatcaatttgattatctaattatttattcttatttaatgTTAGAAATTGGTTGCAAAAAGGACGATGACGACGATGACGACGATGACGACGATGAGGATGATGATGTTTCTTCGGTAGTTTTTTAAGATACTTTCTttctaaatgtttaaaatttaatttagcttacaatttatattttgttatgaatCTAAATATGTTGGTGgattaatgtatgaatattattatggtttgttgcttaattttccaaagtcattttggaCTTTGGAGGTATGTGTACTTGTGGGGTTTAATTTATGTTCTTATCTCAAAGATAGTTTGAAGCAAAATTAGAGATTGGGATTTATATAATGACTAGAATTAGTGAATGATAAagctaaaattgatttaatatgatttaatatgCTTATGGATGTGCtatctatatgtatatgtgatttgAAGGAAAGTTTTGAGTTTGCTATCTAattcaaaagagaaaaagtttGTTGAGCAAATATTTGTATGCTTTGCTTCTCCATTCAATTTCTGAACTTTTTGCACTTAAAAGCAATaatgaatatttaatttaattatgttattatgcaTAGATAATATGCTACTTATTGCCCAATGATAATATGTTGCTAGTCCTAATTACttgtataatcattttatttttattctcttttttaagAATTGATTGTTACCTAAATGTCAcaaatgtgtaattatatacaaataaataacatttaaattcaattagttGGTAATTTTAAAACAACTCTAGTGGACATGAGgttcattatttattaagaatcAAAACTTAGAATATAATACTACATCAattctaacataaaatttatagataACATGAAAGCTATGCATTTTGTTCTTTAAATAAgtaatcttattttaattttttttcattatatacaaaaaaaaataatttgatatttgatataattttaataacaattaattttaatattagttttaagcaaaataataataataaaataaacgggccgggccgggcccgagcTTCATATTCTTTACAcgggccgggcttgggcaaCATattaagcccatatttcgggccgggccgggcccgggcctagtaagcgggctgaaatttttttcgggcccgacccggcccatgcACACCTCTAGTCAGCATTTGAAAACCTAATTTCAACGATAAtatgttgttttaatatatatttataaatatatgtgtggGGAGGGGTGCacttagaggtgatcatgggttgggttaTCTGGCCCGGCCCGACGACCTGTCcaaaaaatgggagggttcgggtaaaaatataggctcgaaatatgggtttgatcatgggttgggttaTCTGGCCCGGCCCGACGACCTGTCcaaaaaatgggagggttcgggtaaaaatataggctcgaaatatgggtttgagcaaaaaatttatgcccgtttagaaaacaggcCGGGCTCAGGTAAaaattttttggcccgagcccggcctaaattatatattaaatatatattttacttatttttaatcaaatatatattttttatttttaatcaaatatatatatttaatatgggttgggccgggccgggctcgggcttagcaattttctctcagaatgggcttggacaaatttttaggcccatattttaggtcgggccgggcccgagcCTAGAAactgggcttaaaattttgtgtgGGCCCGACCCGAACTCGACtcggcccgacccatgatcacctctaggtGCCCCCTGTACTTTGAATTCTGAATTCAATTTGTTTTCCCccgttgttttaattttctttctttctttttgcttgCACAGCTTTGCaccattttccttttaatttccctttttttttttatttcacttgcTACTTATTAAAGACCTCCATTAAATAGCTTTAGGTTgattttttatccaattttcaGAATTGTGAGACTCAAAACTAtaggtaatttttatttattatggtTTTAATTATAGATGTTGATAATGAAAATGGAATGATCGCAAAATAAGAACATACGGATTTTACAtgaaaaccctttcgggaaaaaatcacgggcaaaggaaaagaaatttactaatgttgaaaaacaaatgatgcaagaggagtttcgactacatctatttaaaggcagaaaaaacattattctaatcaatatcaaataaaagaagtgtagtctTATACGGATTCTACTTGTGCGGCACTCGGCCTCTTGCCCCCATAGATCCCCTTATTTTGCCActgtatttatttcttcaacaagtgacAGGATCGGGTCACACGAACtttaacaatctccaccttgacacgaattctcaacgaacaagttcttcaCATTTTCCACAAAAACCCCTAAAAATGTattcttcaacaatgaacaccaaccaagtccaagcaatgctcaaacttgatTATAGAAAATGACTTAGTCATCGCATCTGCAAGATTATTATGGGTATTAACTTttctcacaacaatatcaccacgagcaataatatcatgcacaaaatgataccgaacatcaatgtgttttgttctctcatgaaacatttgatccttcataaggaagatggcactctggCTATCACAAAATATTGTATTGATCTAAAGGTCTTTACTGAGTTCACCAAAGAAACActttaaccaaatagcttctttacaagccttagtaatcgccatgtactctaCTTCAGTAGTACACAAAGTAACTGTAATCTGCAAAGTGATTTTCCAAGTGATTGCGCAACCCTCAATAATAAAGACATACCCTATGATAGATTTATTTTATCAAGGTCTCCAACAAAATCAGAATCAATATACtgaatgactccatctctagttcttccaaactgtaagcaaacaatagtagtacctcgtaagtatctgaaaatccactgaactgctttACAGTGTCCTTTACCGGGATtcaccatgtatctgctaactgcatatgataaatttggACGTGAgtaaaccatagcatacatgagagatcccactctGATAAGTGTcaaaagtaatatattttaatctcgttcttaatgcgtttttgggtgattaatcAATacaaaatgatgaattttatgctccttatcctttaaattcatgtttctatacttaggagagaaTTTGGGAGCAAAATGAACGAAAATGGGGCGAAAATCAAATAATTGGAGTAGATTTcaggagccacacgggctgggcCCTCCCACACGGGttggacacacggtcgtgtgagccacacaggctaacacacggccatgtgccaaaCCGTGTGGATTTCACGATTCGTACTTCAGACACTCAAAAAAAcgtaatttttaggttttcggGCATTTTAAgacctataaataccaaatataagAAGAGGAAATGGAGCTGTTAGAggattttgaagaaaacaactcagAAAATGCCATTGAAGTCGACTCTAAAGCAGATTTctatcaagattgaagatctccttttgatttctttgaagtttattatgagtttttctatttcttatgGTTATACTgattttgagatgtttttattcgTGATTATGagctaattttctaaatacctaggggagatgaaccctatgatgaattttgtcttttgatttctgttttacgtaataaatacttgaatcttGTTCTTAGTTATGtatgcttaattttttatttaatatttatggattattaattcatgtttgatGTACTTAATTCGGATGAtgaataaattatgtttaagagtagatttaGCATAATTGTGTGGAGTTGCAtacaatcctagaaataggacgacataaatctactagATTAGAGTaaaatctaataagggaatccatagatcgagttaatgcgataatatgagttttaattagaaagaaatttcaattaatcaacctagaatCAATTACTTTTagtcttgaagagagatattagcataatttagggatttctacggatcaagatattAAGTGagtaaattgtttaattcagattgaTAGTGATAGATGCAGTCTAGGCGGATTCTTTCATGGgtattgttttgcttcttggttattattcaattattttcctgatttgttcttttttgagttcttagttaattaatttagttaatcaaatttaattcaatcacctcaattatttggttaaataatagaaagacggtaattactaatacttttattcCTCGTAAGAACAATATCTTTGCTTatcgtagctatactatttaccgataggtgcacttgccttttccgtatttttagttggtttcgtGGATATCAAGCTTTTAGCGTCATTGTCGAGGAACTGAAATATTAGgaaaaatttttttctattaatttagccattttttaatttaattttttaaaattttattttaatattttaatattttcgtttgtttgattttgacaagttcttttggtttatgactagaGGAAACTCGTTggaactaaaatttttttatagtgaGATTGAAAAAACTACTCGCAGAAATCGTAGAGAGGTTAGAGAAGCAAGGCAAAATCAACAGAGTACAGTAGACGATCACGAGGAAAATGATACTACTATAGAGATGGGTggtaatcaaaataattagcAAGTCATTGAGCGTCCTGCCCCTCGCACTATGTATGATTATACCAAGTCCACTTTGATTAGGgctgaatcgagtattgtgaGACCGACTATTGCTGCAAACAATTTTGAACTGAAGCTGAACACAATTCAGATGGTATAGCAGTATGTACAATTTGATGGTTTGCAAGATGAAGATTAGAATACTCATTTGGCTAACTTTCTGGAGATTTGCGACACTTTCAAGATCAATGGCATTTTTGATGATGCCATACGCTTATGGTTGTTCCCATTCTCATTGAGGAGCAATGCAAAACAATGGTTAAAGTCTTTACCACGAGGTTCTATCACTACTCGGGTGCAGATGActgaaaattttttgttaaaatatttccCACCACTAAAACagttaaattgagaaatgacatctcttcttttcttcaGTTTGATATTGAAACTCTTTATGATACATGGGAGAGATTTAAGGATTTATTTAgaaagtgtcctcatcatgggttACCTTTATGGTTGCAAGTTCAAACCTTCTATAATGGTTTGAATCCCTTGACTAGACAATTAATTGATGCAGCAGCTGGTGGAACactgaataataaaacacccgAGGTAGCTTATGAGTTTATTAAGGAGATGGCATTGAATAACTATCAGTGGAAAGTCATGAGAACAAAACTGATGAAAGCAGTCGGTGTTTTTAATCTAGATACAGTTGCTATGTTGTTAAGCCAAGTAGAAgcattgaataaaaaaattgatggtttgaatttttctacGCAGGTGAACCCAGTGATGCAATGCGATGCGAATGCAGTGGGGATGATCAGTCCAGAATGTTTACCCTTCAATTCAAGCATGGAGAATGAACAATTCAACTATATGGATAACAATTCTAGACTTTAAAATAACCCTTATAGCAATAACTGTAATGCAGGTTGGAGGAACTATCCAAATTtctcttggggtggtcaaggaaatcaaaggtCACAACCCCCTCTGGGTTTTCAACAACCTTATCAGTAATAGAAGAAATTGAACCTTGAAGAGATATTAGCCAAATTTATTTTGGTGTAAGAAACTTGATTTCAAAACACTGagacaactttgaaaaatcagtaAGCATCGATTCAAtggcttgaaaatcaaattggaCAACTTGCAAAATTAGCTTCGAAAAGACCACAAGGTAGCTTACCTAGCAACACTAAAACTAACCCAAGGGAGCAACTCCACGCATTCACTATTCGAAGCATGGAATGGTTAGTCGAGCCTGAACAGAAACTGAAGTTAGAAGCTATTGAGAAAAATGATGAGGTTAAGGAAAGCAAGAAAAAGCAAAAGTCGGTGATTAGAGAATACAAACCTCGAATTCCATATCCAGCAACATTGAAAAGAGACCGCACAAATGAACAATATGAGACTAGGGGTTTAACAATAGGAGTCACTATTTTCATCTATCCGCTAGGGCGACGTATACTCTATCGAAGAGTCTGCCAAACCTCAGAGCTCGCTTTAGTCAATGCTTTGCCCAAGGGCGCATTCGTTGAccttaattacttaataaatttcTAACAATTTCCTTACTTAGGAGTCACACTATAAGCCTTAGTTCAATTAACAATACTCGAGTACTACATTTCACCGGGCAGGATGTTATATTTATCCTTAtcagtgccatctatttataggaaaaataggtgaaaacttagttaaattgtagaagtttatttcaaagagaaaaacaaaCTAGGGTTTGCCGTCCATCTCTTTAAACATGAGGGGGTTTTGGGCCTTCCCATATCGgatccaattacaagtacttcctaaacttttaaccaaatactttataattcaatccaacccGATATTTGTTtctctatttcccaaaataaacatattaaaataattcaaataaattaatttctaaattaaatcattttcttaactcaattctaatttcattaaaatcatgatgactttaccgtaaaagaatgtatgaaaaatatagttatttattttacattcaacggattcactatgaccaaatgatttttttcctttttcgaactttatttaatttggaaatcataaattcatttctaggtcatttttattttcattttcattttggagaaaaccacatttatttccaaatatttttcatttatctacttttaccatttttatccatttctgttcatttaattcaacatgcaattcatttctgatTTCAACAAACTAGCAGAAggactgattggacatatgcaattggggctcaaatgatttataattaagttctagctttttgcctattaattataaactcatttagtgacaaagtcattctactatagtattgtgattgagctctccccaatgacatgtcattacaaaagcaactagatcagtgctcgtccaatgaccttgtctataggatatctttaatctctttcGGATAAttttgttctcccaatatgattctattttatcttatggtaaccattacTATCAAACAATAATCAAGtaattcatcacaaagacaaatgactcgTGGctatgtttacttttcatcaaacATGTAATGCCtatgaaaggatatcatttgcCTTTAtctcgggctatgaa
This region includes:
- the LOC105776718 gene encoding uncharacterized protein LOC105776718; this encodes MTMASSNTPIPVDDGFNEYESAVKRQKSTTSKVWDEMTKLECENKNELKAQCNHCKTIFSAKSFSMGKKVITPLRSSLKPKTVQAVVCLDDWMRAKGFSAEIGCKKDDDDDDDDDDDEDDDVSSVVF